The genomic DNA ACAACTGGAGTAGTTTGTGCAGTTTTGGTTTTAACAGCAGCATTAGTCTTTGGGGTTACAGACACGGCCCTTTCACAGAGAGGTATCTCCCCAAGCACTGCCAGGAACTGGGGCTGATTAATGCAGGTTGTGAACCATCTGGTTACATTGATAATCACCTTCCTGTCTGACGGCTCCAAAGCctttaaaatagaaacattGAACAAATGAGCTGAGCATAAAATGGGGaaacattttacagcaaaatgCTGTTTGGCACACATACATATTTAAATGGTAGGAGAACAGCTGTAGCTACAGCCATATCTGCAAGGGTGATGCTCTCTCCCACCAAGAAGGTTCTAGGTGCGAGCGCCTGATCGAGAACCTTTAGGACGCCCATCAACTCTACTCGGGAGTTCTGCTGAATCTGTAAATGCAAaccaaaatgtcacaaatgtaTCTCAAGTAAGTGCATAacttaaaataatctaaatgaaTACCTTTTTATCCACTCCCATGACTCCCATCAAAGGGAATGCTACAGCACAAGACAATGGTGTAAGCTCATTGTCTGCAAAGCTGAGCCACTGCCACACCTGGCTCTGCTGCTTCAGATCGACACCTGCCCTCTTCCCCTGAGAAGCCAAGTACCAGGCCACAGCAGACCCGCCACTCAGGACAGAGTCGCTCGCACCAGTACCGAGCCTGAGGGCTGGTCTTGAGCGGACATTCAGGGAGGAGGGCGGGTCCTCTGTGATGATCTGTGGGCGGGATGCGGGACAAAACTCTACAGCTATGAGAGCCAGAAGACTCCTGAAATCATCAGGGTGAGGAGACACATAGAGGGTGGCCATATCTGGAAAAGATGCAAATGATGTCAGATAATTACTACACTTTCTACTTTGGATCTAACAGGAGCAACCAAATTACATGCAGGTCTAATTGATGGAATTTGTCTGTGCCCTACTCAGTTCAATAtgttaatcttgttattttaatctcaaataCTATTTATCACTGTggaaaagaaatatatatttcactTAACAATTGATTCCAATTTTAAATGTCCATCTTACAAACCATAATTTATGCTAGTATTACAAATAGAcagtgatcaaaacgaaacaaaagtgaaacttAATAAGATGTCGAGCAGTTATATCAAAAACTAACAACACATGTTTCATATCTGtgtacaaaataataattaaaaaaaaattaaactcacTTTTCTCTTGCAAGAACGGCTATTGGATAGTTGGAGCAACCGTTTtaatttctgttcatttctgTAACCTGTCAACTCACACGAAATGCTAATTAGCTTTAGCGTATTAGTTAAAATAACATGTTCTCCCCCTTTTACACGCATTATCATGAAGGCTATTCaagtaaaatattagtttgtaaAGCATTATTTAAAAACGGTTAGCTTTATTCTCGATTCATGTCAGGAAAAACTTATACATACCTTTCAATGAAGCAGAAAGACGTCAACTTGCCTAGCAAACACACCACCACATGGGTGTTCCTGTCTCTGCGCCTGCGCCGTCTGATGCAATGAGATCACGTGGTCCAAGTCTGACCAGTACTTCCGccccaaaataacatttacatttttcggttaaaataatatttttttcataaactgtgtagtattctttaaaattaaaacgaaaaaaaatgtttaataagtATATATTACTGTTCTAATTTAATGGCAAATGATGAAAGTGTGTGAAAGAGAACCTGTTGCCTAATGTGGTTTAAATTCTAAACGCATTACTCCGAGTTTACATCATGAAGTCGCACTTTCGTGAAATgaaaaacttgtagtttttaTAAATAGTGTTTTTCACTAGATAAGAACAAAGGTATTTGTTTTAAACGaaactattttttatctattgctataaaaatatatatatatatattgtttttattattattatagcaAAAAACAGAATGGTAATAAGTGGCCTTACTGTTTATGCAACAAGACTTTcctaaatttaaaagtaaataaaaacatttttttttcaaaaattatagaGCATCTTGTAGTCTAAAAACCTTAAGACAAACTCTCAAGTTCTAATATCTGTCTGAATAAGATGAAGATAAATATAATCTAAACTCATAGTTATTATCAATGACTATAttgatttacaattttaaatgtatgtgcAAAAAAGTATAAGTCTATGCTGCAGCATTTCTGCTGCTGTAagataaaacatatatatatatatatttaagttattttatttttaaattaacagtAAACTatacattaaaaagaaatgaaattggTAAATCACAGTGAGATATTGGTATTATCCATATGCCAAACCTGATTGATCTCTTTTGGGGTtatggggatgctggagcctatcccagacaCTGTTGGGTGAAGTCCATGGTTTAAGGTTGGCCAGTCCATTGCAGagacacacaagcacacatacCCACACATAAGAGACAATTTAGATTcgcctatgaagcatgtttttgaactgtgggaggaaaccaaaGTGACCAAAGAAAACCTGCACATGCACAAAGAGAAGAggcaaacttcacacagaaaggatTCAGCTGAAACTTGAATCAGAGCCTTCTCACAGTGAGACGAGAGTGTAAAGCACTATGCAGCcctatttcttcttttatgaaaatatatagCAAATATTATTATGATACATAATAAAAGACTTTATAACTGAAAAttagaattcatttttattcaaagttgaATGTCCTGTTAATTTCCAACAATTTAAACAGCTACTTCTAAAGTCAGGGTGGGCAcagattactttttttctcaaatacagCATGTACTTGAGTAGAAAAGGCGATCAACAACCTATAAAACATCTACAACAATCAAGGCATATCAGGTGATATCatcttcattttggtttgtttttttctgtctgcagcaagtttagaggaaaaaatgaagaaacagtTTATTCAATACCACATTCATCTATGAATTTTTACTGGGATTCCTGACCGAAAGCctcttttactgatccgaagGCCTTTTCCACTACTCCCACAATCAAGGACCCTCCCACCCTAAACACGTTGGTGACTCCATTTCTTGTGCTCATCATCAGCTTGCCCAGCCCTCCACCTACAGCTTGAACTTGACTCCCCATCTCTAACATCACCGTTCCCACATAATCCTCAGTCTGCTCCCACAACCATCCTCCGAAGAACTTGGTCACCGACCAAATGTTATCCAGAGTGCCACCAAATATCCCCACTATGTCTCCAGCTAGCGTTCCCATGCCACTGACCCCGGTGTAGCAGCTGTTCAACAGGGCCTCCATCATTGACCAGGTGCAATAATAAATACTTGAGAAGCACATCTCCCCAATTCCTAACAGCATTTCGGATGCAAAGATCACTGAGGAGAGGAGGTCGGAAGTGAGGAGGTGCAGCAGGGCGAAGGCGTCTCCAGGGAGAGCGAAGAGGACTCCAAGGTCCTCCTGAAGGATGAAGATGACCTGAGTCGAGACAAGAGTGTCAGTTTTGCAGTGAAATTAAAGATATAATTTCACAAGCATAATTGACAACCAAATTGACatgttctgtttattttgtcaCAAACTCATAGGAGATATTGATGATATTTGCTATAAAGAACATTGcatgatttgtttattttgtacaaAACATTGTATTACCTGTCCAGGTAACTCTGTAATGGTGGAGAAGACGGGACGTAGAGGAGCTTGAACGATGGACAAGCTGGTGGACAGGATGTAAACCAGAGTGCTGGTGGAGTTTGAGTCCTCCTCATTGAGGCTCTCATCATTCACTTCATCCATTGGGGTTTGTTGAGTAAGCTCGGTATCAGAAGATTCTGCCTGAGCTTCTTCTACAACCACCTTTCCAGAAGCTTCCTCTTCACTCGCTCTGGTGTTTTCCAAATCCATGTCTGCGGAGTTTATATAAGTTTTGTCATCATTTGCAGTGGATCCATCTTGTCCTCTTCCACAGCCTTCAAAGAAAAGCTCCTCCACCTCTAGaatctcctccagctccttcatGCTCACCTccctctccccctcctcctctgtaCTTCTAACTAACCCCACACTGAAGTTTCCCTTTGGATTAGCACAGCAAACTGCAAACCAGAGAGGCTTCGCTCCACACCTCTCATCTCCATCATCAGCCGACCCGAGTCCTCCTGACCCTGTCAGGATGTAGACGTCACCCCCCAAAGTGCCGCACCGAGGAAGGATGCTTGACTGAACCAGGGAGGTGACTGTGGAGTCCCAGTTTTGAATAGGAGAGTCTGTGGAGGAGACTGGAGGAGGGAGGCCGCCTCCTCTGAGAAGAGCCAGGACCGTGGCTGGGATGGTGTCTCCTTTGTCCTCcacctgaaacaaaaaatactcaaattaaacatttaaatatgagcaacaaaaaatcaaatggcatataacattttcaaaaattatagtaaaattgttcccagcggtcttttaattatgatgacgctgttttaagccaaaatcaaaaaccttgtgttgttttattaaaactgtttctacaGAGCAGAATTAGAAATCTGAGTGGAACTGTTTGTGTGGAAATATGCCTCTgataatttcccatcagccctttgtttaccctctctcccactagcttatagcattTCACAAGccctagctaacattagcattagccgtacagttctgagccagatggcagctcagacgaggaaaatcaAGATGTTTATGAATCTATATGTCTGCAAGTAAATGCTTCAGAACTGGAGCAGATGAGGGAAACTTTGGTCCACGCACGgcagttgctgtgtcacaaactTGCTCTTTGTCAAAGAAAtgcataaatacatttctttatcacgaaaaaaaaatgctacaagaacatgttaaaaacacaattttcactacagtgagtctttaaaaccaattttatgtaatttaataGCTTTAGTCAACTGCATCAATACAgaaatgtggcatttttctggaaTCTTGTCTCAGCTCTGCTCTTGAGCGACTACATTTTCTTGCAGTGCTTGGACAAAGAATGCAAAGCTACCAACTTTTCCATCGATGACTTGCTCTCCCTAGTGAAATGACCCACACCTGAACTGCAGCTTTCAGCAGTTTCAATTCCTAAACAGGACAACTTTAATTTCAGGTCGACTCATTGTGACAATGAAATAACTTAAAGGCCATAAATCGCTGTGATAGAAAACAgaaaggttttttaaaaaaaatgtataaaatgtgctaaattgtttcatatttatccagattttttattttattttgactaaatgcATTCAATTCCTGCCCTGTCAGTTTATaagcaatgtttttttccataaaactgGAAACAAATGGGTTTTGTTGAatgcacaaacataaaaaatgtcaaaatttttgtctgaaatgtaAGAAAAGTTTTAGGAACAGCCctcaaaatcaagtttttccagagtttcaatcacatttttacaccaGAATTTAGTTTGTagcattaatacatttttttcttcaaaaatcagAGTTTCAAAGTCAGATGTTTCCACTTGAAGCGGTGTGATAAATGTGTCCTTACCACAAGCTCTTCCCCCTCCCTCTCTGCCCATCCATGGCTGAGATGGAAGGCAGAGTAGACAGCTGTGTCACAGGTCGGCCTGGACAGAGTGGCGAGCGCCTGTCCTCCGGGCAGAGCGTGGCAGCGTGGGCGCAGCAGAGGCCCCGTGGAGGCTCCCCGAGGAGGCGTCTGTCTGTAGAAGCAGTGGCTGCAGAGGGTGAAGCCTGGCTCTGAGCTGTGCTCAGCTGGAAGAGACAGGCCCGGGCTGAGCACTGCCAGCAGCCAGACAGCTGCACTGACAGCAGCACAACACAGCATGGTGGTGGTGAGCTCAGCAAAAACCTCCCTCAGACACACACAGCTTATAAATTATCCAGTGGCGTCCGcacacagatgaaaaaaagatcagGGCTGCCACTGATGGCTCGTTCTTCCTCACTTGCTCCTTCTTTCGTCCTTCCGCCGCTCTCCAAACATGTTTCCCTTCTTTTGGCGTCAGCTGCACTCGCAGGGTTTGCAGGCACAGTCTTGCTTACGCTTTCATTTGCCTTCCGTTGACAGCCTCGCCCCCTCTGTCAGATCCACCCTCCATCCTGCCTGCACCTCCACTTCACCCCTCCCTCCCACACTCCCCCTTGCTGCACCTTCAACTCCCCTTTTCTGTTGTGCAAAAGAAGCTCAGCCCACACCTGTTATTTACTCGTCAGTCTGcattcccccccaaaaaaatcctattttcaCATGTTTCCTTAAATTACAAACTCGTAAAATCTATCA from Oryzias melastigma strain HK-1 linkage group LG16, ASM292280v2, whole genome shotgun sequence includes the following:
- the LOC112143667 gene encoding uncharacterized protein LOC112143667, whose product is MLCCAAVSAAVWLLAVLSPGLSLPAEHSSEPGFTLCSHCFYRQTPPRGASTGPLLRPRCHALPGGQALATLSRPTCDTAVYSAFHLSHGWAEREGEELVVEDKGDTIPATVLALLRGGGLPPPVSSTDSPIQNWDSTVTSLVQSSILPRCGTLGGDVYILTGSGGLGSADDGDERCGAKPLWFAVCCANPKGNFSVGLVRSTEEEGEREVSMKELEEILEVEELFFEGCGRGQDGSTANDDKTYINSADMDLENTRASEEEASGKVVVEEAQAESSDTELTQQTPMDEVNDESLNEEDSNSTSTLVYILSTSLSIVQAPLRPVFSTITELPGQVIFILQEDLGVLFALPGDAFALLHLLTSDLLSSVIFASEMLLGIGEMCFSSIYYCTWSMMEALLNSCYTGVSGMGTLAGDIVGIFGGTLDNIWSVTKFFGGWLWEQTEDYVGTVMLEMGSQVQAVGGGLGKLMMSTRNGVTNVFRVGGSLIVGVVEKAFGSVKEAFGQESQ